In Shinella sp. XGS7, a single genomic region encodes these proteins:
- a CDS encoding alpha/beta hydrolase — MAPRRRRRALLIILALLGLGLLAVLAGTAWLGERLSRPMPARVGPPPAGLGAESLSLPGAPSDRPVAAWFVPGRPGAGAVLLLHGLHGDRRQMLGRAAFLQRRGHALLLIDLPGHGESPADRVRFGAGEAGAVRAALAYLHQRLPQERVGVIGVSLGAAALVLARPEPAPAAVVLESMYPGIEDALENRLRLHLGDWAPPLAPLLLWQLPWQLGLSAAQLQPIQSLPQWRTPLLLAAGGRDRHTTLPETAQLFAAAPGPGKSLWVLADAAHVDLHAHSPAAYEQRVGSFLAEHLQPQASP; from the coding sequence ATGGCCCCGCGCCGCCGCCGCCGCGCCCTCCTGATCATCCTGGCCCTGCTGGGTCTGGGCCTGCTGGCCGTGCTGGCCGGCACGGCCTGGCTGGGCGAGCGCCTGAGCCGGCCCATGCCGGCCCGCGTGGGGCCACCGCCCGCCGGCCTGGGGGCCGAGAGCCTGAGCCTGCCTGGCGCCCCGTCCGATCGGCCGGTGGCGGCCTGGTTCGTGCCCGGCCGGCCGGGGGCGGGCGCGGTGCTGCTCTTGCACGGCCTGCATGGCGACCGGCGCCAGATGCTGGGCCGCGCGGCCTTTTTGCAGCGGCGCGGCCATGCCCTGCTGCTGATCGATCTGCCCGGTCATGGTGAGAGCCCGGCCGACCGGGTGCGCTTTGGCGCGGGCGAGGCCGGCGCGGTGCGCGCGGCCCTGGCCTATCTGCATCAGCGCCTGCCGCAGGAGCGCGTGGGTGTGATCGGCGTGTCCCTGGGCGCTGCGGCCCTGGTGCTGGCTCGGCCCGAGCCGGCGCCGGCCGCGGTGGTGCTGGAATCGATGTATCCCGGCATCGAAGACGCGCTGGAGAACCGCCTGCGCCTGCATCTGGGCGACTGGGCCCCGCCCCTGGCACCCCTGCTGCTGTGGCAGCTGCCCTGGCAGCTGGGCCTCAGTGCCGCGCAGCTGCAGCCCATCCAGTCCCTGCCGCAGTGGCGCACGCCCCTGCTGCTGGCCGCGGGCGGACGCGACCGCCACACCACCTTGCCCGAGACCGCGCAGCTGTTTGCCGCGGCGCCGGGACCTGGCAAATCCCTGTGGGTGCTGGCCGATGCCGCCCATGTGGATCTGCATGCCCACAGCCCCGCCGCCTACGAGCAGCGGGTGGGCAGCTTTCTGGCCGAGCATCTGCAGCCGCAGGCCAGTCCCTGA
- a CDS encoding co-chaperone YbbN: MSTLIPRRRSLLAAALLACAPWLAHAAPGPYEEAADARAELQVALAQRQDARPLLLVFGANWCGDCKVLDMAFKQGAAAPLIAKEFRVLKVDVGRFTKHLDLAEQYGVNLKKGIPAVAVLSPQGQPVYVTRAGELADARHMGDQAIYDFFAKVVAGGGR, from the coding sequence ATGTCGACCCTGATCCCGCGCCGTCGCTCGCTGCTGGCCGCCGCCCTTCTGGCCTGCGCACCCTGGCTGGCCCATGCCGCGCCCGGTCCCTATGAGGAGGCGGCCGATGCCCGCGCCGAGCTGCAGGTCGCCCTGGCCCAGCGCCAGGATGCGCGGCCCCTGCTGCTGGTCTTCGGCGCCAACTGGTGCGGCGACTGCAAGGTGCTGGACATGGCTTTCAAGCAGGGCGCGGCCGCGCCCCTGATCGCCAAGGAGTTCCGCGTGCTCAAGGTGGATGTGGGCCGCTTCACCAAGCACCTGGACCTGGCCGAGCAGTACGGCGTGAACCTCAAGAAGGGCATTCCCGCCGTGGCCGTGCTCTCGCCCCAGGGCCAGCCGGTCTATGTGACCCGCGCCGGCGAGCTGGCCGATGCCCGCCATATGGGCGATCAGGCCATCTACGACTTCTTCGCCAAGGTGGTGGCCGGCGGCGGGCGCTGA
- a CDS encoding DsbA family protein produces MPVLHYVFDPLCGWCWGAAPLLQATAAQLPGLSLVLHGGGLFAGAARRPITPELRAYVQPHDRRIQALSGQPFGSGYTDGLLREPDAVLDSEPPITAVLAAKELGGAHAGLALLERVQRAHYVEGQRIAEPAVLLGLAREQGLDGAAFEAAYERLSGAATQAHLRESRALMQAGGVQGFPSLLLQAPDGHLLRLDHSRYYGDPQAWVQALRQTLG; encoded by the coding sequence GTGCCCGTCCTGCACTATGTCTTCGATCCGCTGTGCGGCTGGTGCTGGGGCGCGGCCCCGCTGCTGCAGGCCACGGCGGCCCAGCTGCCGGGGCTGAGCCTGGTGCTGCACGGCGGTGGCCTCTTCGCCGGCGCCGCCCGCCGGCCCATCACGCCCGAGCTGCGGGCCTATGTGCAGCCGCATGACCGCCGCATCCAGGCCCTGAGCGGCCAGCCCTTCGGCAGCGGCTACACCGACGGCCTGCTGCGCGAACCCGATGCGGTGCTCGACTCCGAGCCCCCCATCACCGCGGTGCTGGCGGCCAAGGAACTGGGCGGCGCCCACGCCGGCCTGGCCCTATTGGAACGAGTGCAGCGCGCCCATTACGTGGAAGGCCAGCGCATCGCCGAGCCGGCCGTGCTGCTGGGCCTGGCCCGCGAGCAGGGGCTGGACGGCGCGGCCTTCGAAGCCGCCTACGAGCGCCTGAGCGGCGCGGCCACCCAGGCCCATCTGCGCGAGAGCCGCGCCCTGATGCAGGCAGGCGGTGTGCAGGGGTTTCCCAGCCTGCTGCTGCAAGCGCCCGACGGCCACCTGCTGCGCCTGGACCACTCCCGCTACTACGGCGATCCGCAGGCCTGGGTGCAGGCGCTGCGGCAGACGCTGGGCTGA
- a CDS encoding alkaline phosphatase D family protein — protein MKRLLAELCSVFPPLHRVERARVMSDEGVDEVRVLTALRPERGWPRHWAWLPVRMAEDAQGGAITPLRTDLPLSQQLHLQPFEHADVSRLPGDALRGALPAAWFPPPQEPVSGQACGLLCLFVYADLAQQQREGQAGETTLDAALAIVLAQDPVQLRHAFTPLPPEDETAARPGEGLGFVLAACQYPPQMLDVSPGAERDPARAGPGQAALARLLAFTRASAAGRQASLLLLAGDQIYADATGGLADGSNSVDRYARPYQQFKAGLPRHLPPSLARIVHAPDDHEIVDNWEPVADPGAPGGQRRGPLADAALAAAWAARWEAGEREGVLEHFWHRFDWRGAAFFVADARTEREPRHVARLDQAQMLSARQRQAFEAWLQARAGRPRFVLSGSLPLPRRRATRAHAASALRSDAWDGYPASLHWLLGTLWTQRAQDVVLLSGDEHRSGYVRAEIAPVDGSGPAVRLVSIHSSALYAPWPFAVTRAEDFAAPECFEFQAPGGQVLRCTVSAWHDAPGDGFAHLSLDPAGTRLRLWFDRAGRALHQALASADEAQWPAPDGEFPLGGGQG, from the coding sequence ATGAAGCGCCTGCTGGCCGAGCTCTGCAGCGTCTTCCCGCCCCTGCACCGGGTGGAGCGTGCGCGCGTCATGTCAGACGAGGGCGTGGACGAGGTGCGTGTGCTCACCGCCCTGCGCCCCGAGCGCGGCTGGCCGCGCCACTGGGCCTGGCTGCCGGTGCGCATGGCCGAGGACGCGCAGGGCGGTGCCATCACCCCGCTGCGCACCGATCTGCCCCTGAGCCAGCAGCTCCATCTGCAGCCCTTCGAGCATGCCGATGTGAGCCGCCTGCCCGGCGATGCGCTGCGCGGCGCCCTGCCGGCGGCCTGGTTCCCGCCGCCGCAGGAGCCGGTCAGCGGCCAGGCCTGCGGCCTGCTCTGCCTGTTTGTTTACGCCGATCTGGCCCAGCAGCAGCGCGAGGGCCAGGCCGGCGAGACCACGCTGGACGCCGCCCTGGCCATCGTCCTGGCCCAGGACCCCGTGCAGCTGCGCCATGCCTTCACGCCCCTGCCGCCCGAGGACGAGACCGCGGCCCGCCCCGGCGAGGGCCTGGGTTTTGTGCTGGCCGCCTGCCAGTACCCGCCCCAGATGCTGGACGTGAGCCCCGGCGCCGAGCGTGACCCCGCGCGCGCCGGCCCGGGCCAGGCCGCGCTGGCGCGCCTGCTGGCCTTCACCCGCGCCAGCGCGGCGGGTCGCCAGGCCTCCTTGCTGCTGCTGGCCGGCGACCAGATCTATGCCGATGCCACCGGCGGCCTGGCCGATGGCAGCAACAGCGTGGACCGCTATGCGCGGCCCTACCAGCAGTTCAAGGCCGGCCTGCCGCGCCATCTACCGCCCAGCCTGGCGCGCATCGTGCACGCGCCGGACGACCACGAGATCGTGGACAACTGGGAGCCGGTGGCCGACCCGGGCGCGCCCGGCGGGCAGCGCCGCGGCCCCCTGGCCGATGCGGCCCTGGCCGCGGCCTGGGCGGCGCGCTGGGAGGCGGGCGAGCGCGAGGGCGTGCTGGAGCATTTCTGGCACCGCTTTGACTGGCGCGGCGCGGCCTTCTTCGTGGCCGATGCCCGCACGGAGCGCGAGCCGCGCCATGTGGCGCGCCTGGACCAGGCCCAGATGCTGTCCGCCCGCCAACGCCAGGCCTTCGAGGCCTGGCTGCAGGCCCGCGCCGGCCGGCCCCGCTTTGTGCTCAGCGGCTCCCTGCCGCTGCCGCGGCGCCGCGCCACCCGGGCCCATGCCGCCAGCGCCCTGCGCTCCGATGCCTGGGACGGCTATCCCGCCAGCCTGCACTGGCTGCTGGGAACGCTGTGGACGCAGCGGGCCCAGGATGTGGTGCTGCTGTCCGGTGACGAGCACCGCTCTGGCTATGTGCGCGCCGAGATCGCGCCGGTGGATGGCAGCGGGCCCGCGGTGCGGCTCGTCAGCATCCACAGCTCGGCCCTGTACGCACCCTGGCCTTTTGCCGTGACCCGCGCCGAGGACTTTGCGGCGCCCGAGTGCTTCGAGTTCCAGGCGCCCGGGGGCCAGGTCTTGCGCTGCACCGTGAGCGCTTGGCATGACGCGCCGGGCGACGGCTTTGCCCATCTGAGCCTGGACCCGGCCGGCACACGCCTGCGCCTGTGGTTCGACCGCGCCGGGCGAGCGCTGCACCAGGCCCTGGCCAGTGCTGACGAGGCGCAGTGGCCGGCGCCCGATGGCGAGTTCCCGCTTGGCGGCGGGCAGGGCTGA
- a CDS encoding MBL fold metallo-hydrolase — translation MNHSNTLSRLMRRLGLVSALGLGLIGAGQAQTAAAPAAAASAPLELKVINHGPASFHVNSVLVMGSKEALLLDAGFTRADALRIAAAVLDSGKTLSTIYVSAADPDYYFGLEVLKQEFPAARIVTAAPTFKKIEASLPTKLKVWGPRLGANAPRQPLLPQVLEGNTLTLEGQTLEIRGLNDSLAHRSYVWIPSIKAVVGGVNSFGGLHAWTADTQTVAERAAWVAKIDEQLALQPAVVVPGHMLPGTVQDASVLRYTRDYLQRFETELPRAANAAALIETMKAAYPQAGLGIALDIGAKVNKGEMKW, via the coding sequence GTGAACCACAGCAACACCCTCTCCCGCCTGATGCGCCGCCTGGGCCTCGTGTCCGCCCTGGGCCTGGGCCTGATCGGCGCCGGCCAGGCCCAGACCGCCGCCGCCCCGGCCGCCGCGGCCAGCGCCCCGCTGGAGCTCAAGGTCATCAACCACGGCCCGGCCAGCTTCCATGTGAACTCGGTGCTGGTCATGGGCAGCAAGGAAGCCCTGCTGCTGGACGCCGGCTTCACCCGCGCCGACGCCCTGCGCATCGCCGCCGCCGTGCTGGACAGCGGCAAGACCCTGTCCACCATCTATGTCTCGGCCGCCGATCCCGACTACTACTTCGGCCTGGAAGTGCTGAAGCAGGAGTTCCCGGCCGCCCGCATCGTCACCGCCGCGCCCACCTTCAAGAAGATCGAAGCCTCCCTGCCCACCAAGCTCAAGGTCTGGGGCCCGCGTCTGGGCGCCAATGCGCCGCGCCAGCCCCTGCTGCCCCAGGTGCTGGAAGGCAACACCCTGACGCTGGAAGGCCAGACCCTGGAGATCCGCGGCCTGAATGACAGCCTGGCCCACCGCAGCTATGTCTGGATTCCGTCGATCAAGGCCGTGGTCGGCGGCGTGAACAGCTTCGGCGGCCTGCACGCCTGGACCGCAGACACCCAGACCGTGGCCGAGCGCGCCGCCTGGGTGGCCAAGATCGACGAGCAGCTGGCCCTCCAGCCCGCCGTGGTCGTGCCCGGTCATATGCTGCCCGGCACGGTGCAGGACGCCTCGGTGCTGCGCTACACCCGCGACTATCTGCAGCGCTTCGAGACCGAGCTGCCCCGCGCCGCCAATGCCGCCGCCCTGATCGAGACCATGAAGGCCGCCTACCCGCAAGCCGGCCTGGGCATCGCCCTGGACATCGGTGCCAAGGTCAACAAGGGTGAGATGAAGTGGTAA
- a CDS encoding GNAT family N-acetyltransferase yields the protein MPIDYRDEPPSAAEFKHLYDSTGWGQRPLQDFERALAGSWALCTAWEGERLLGMARIISDGCLHAYINEMIVLPEAQGRGIGRGLLQRLLARCRAAGLSDIQLFAAAGKSGFYRGLGFVPRPDGAPGMQYRGSLANADQARSQ from the coding sequence ATGCCCATCGACTACCGCGACGAGCCGCCCTCAGCCGCCGAGTTCAAGCACCTGTACGACAGCACCGGCTGGGGTCAGCGCCCGCTGCAGGACTTCGAGCGTGCCCTGGCGGGCAGCTGGGCCTTGTGCACGGCCTGGGAGGGTGAGCGCCTGCTGGGCATGGCACGCATCATCTCGGACGGCTGCCTGCACGCCTATATCAACGAAATGATCGTGCTGCCGGAGGCCCAGGGCCGGGGCATAGGCCGCGGCCTGCTGCAGCGCCTGCTGGCTCGCTGCCGGGCGGCGGGCCTGAGCGATATCCAGCTCTTTGCCGCCGCGGGCAAGAGCGGCTTCTACCGCGGCCTGGGCTTTGTGCCACGCCCGGACGGCGCGCCGGGCATGCAGTACCGCGGGTCGCTCGCCAACGCCGATCAGGCCCGGTCCCAGTAG
- a CDS encoding LysR family transcriptional regulator gives MDTLQAMRVFVEVVERGSLSAAAASLDISRAMATRQLEGLERWLGTRLLQRSTRRLSLTDAGLEALPRCRQLVELAEDARQAAGARQQQVRGRLRISASMSFAQQHLATAAADFLTTHPQTQIELLASEHPVNLVEDRIDLALRISNELDPALIARRLSVCRSALCAAPAYLAGRPAPERPEQLAEHVCLGHARFGSDEWRLRRAGQEQRVPLAGPPRLRSNEATVLLQGALAGAGIALLPTYLAGPALAAGQLQRLLPGWEPEELGIHAVYTSRRHQPLLLRRFVDFLAERFDPELPYWDRA, from the coding sequence ATGGACACCTTGCAAGCCATGCGCGTCTTTGTGGAGGTGGTGGAGCGCGGCAGCCTCAGCGCCGCGGCCGCCAGCCTGGACATCTCGCGCGCCATGGCCACCCGCCAGCTGGAGGGCCTGGAGCGCTGGCTGGGCACGCGGCTGCTGCAGCGCAGCACCCGGCGCCTGAGCCTGACCGATGCCGGCCTGGAAGCCCTGCCGCGCTGCCGCCAGCTGGTGGAGCTGGCCGAGGACGCCCGCCAGGCGGCTGGCGCGCGCCAGCAGCAGGTGCGCGGGCGGCTGCGCATCAGCGCCTCCATGTCGTTTGCCCAGCAGCATCTGGCCACGGCGGCGGCTGATTTCCTGACGACCCACCCCCAGACCCAGATCGAGCTGCTGGCCTCGGAGCATCCGGTCAATCTGGTGGAGGACCGCATCGACCTGGCCCTGCGCATCAGCAATGAGCTGGACCCGGCCCTGATCGCGCGCCGCCTGAGCGTGTGCCGCTCGGCACTGTGCGCCGCCCCGGCCTATCTGGCCGGCCGGCCCGCGCCCGAGCGGCCCGAGCAGCTGGCCGAGCATGTCTGCCTGGGCCATGCCCGCTTCGGCAGCGATGAGTGGCGGCTGCGCCGCGCGGGCCAGGAGCAGCGCGTGCCCCTGGCCGGGCCGCCGCGCCTGCGTTCCAACGAGGCCACGGTGCTGCTGCAGGGCGCGCTGGCCGGCGCCGGCATTGCCCTGCTGCCCACCTATCTGGCCGGGCCGGCGCTGGCCGCGGGTCAGCTGCAGCGCCTGCTGCCGGGCTGGGAGCCCGAGGAGCTGGGCATCCACGCCGTCTACACCAGCCGGCGCCACCAGCCCCTGCTGCTGCGCCGCTTCGTGGATTTCCTGGCCGAGCGCTTCGACCCCGAGCTGCCCTACTGGGACCGGGCCTGA
- a CDS encoding alpha/beta fold hydrolase has translation MSFGEKPAPSAEQASSAAPELALRWLSEPLEALLAAGDTEFDILIVGSGYGGAAAAEHFSRCRGPEGQVLRIAVLERGREYLPGAFPERMADLPGHVRFAAAGSDSVSGYRESLFDFRVGPDMCVALASGLGGGSLINAGVMEPARPEVFAGGAWPEGLRRDPGQMAAWYERAGRALGSLDASGAPNTIERLDTYTPRRARFLRELDPQRARSVPITVALDAQPRSPAGLDLSRCIACGDCATGCNHGAKQSLDTNLLLQAHQRGVRLVTGATALRLEQRAGEGEGWDLLLRYTDELLHEREPHKPLRLRARQVVLAAGSLGSTEILLRSRAGGLPLSDRLGHQFSGNGDVIALGLDAPQALNALADEALAPAARQVGPTITAMLDAREAGGFVVQDLGIPAGLRWSLEESFALAESLDALARPDRSEHLGGEDFEDPLSVRPARGAHLLPVAIMGRDAAQGRLLMPALDDEDEADAQEPGCLAVDWPAARQDPEVQRRHDWLAQRLQGQGARLLVNPLWRLLPAEMEFLLGDQRGPMITVHPLGGCAMADDAARGVVNEWGQVFSGRAGDQVHPGLAVLDGAILPTALGINPALTITALALRALDGLQRHWGLRDAPDATLPAPGPRPVYRSVDPQRVEPQQPTVVEIRERLGGFVRLDGVPRYLELSFVYQPKPLRELLVAGPQRHLLGGPECRLRLFEAQPDPDAAGRWMVVKAGSARGQGKLWMHAERADADALWVAPLSQARLAVFHRAPSSHGQRKRRALWAWFRNRGWRDSWQAAIAHLHGSEAPKPGAPSAWQTVLSRARNALALASHGGQIRLMEYDMSVGAGQGPGACGAQLDGLQLKGFKRISYTRRGNPWKQLSRIRLEEGPFEPLEGVKGGEGPELELDLFDLERQRQPLLRITQAQDLPSAIRDIGSLLAYLLRLMIQVHVWTFRKPDAAPPREIKRLPEAVPGLPEPEISEIATGRWGEAGASREPVDRQPREDDDRPVMIRLTRYRARAGAHGQPLLMIHGYSASGTTFAHHSVQPGPAKLLWDAGFDIWVLDMRTSAGLPTARLPWTFEECALNDIPVAVDQVLRATGRANLDVLAHCMGSAMLHMALLQPQAQRCEHFFPLREQLMKQRRIRRLVISQVTPLMIYSPTNTLRAYLMQWLRPYLPLEDYSFRPGGAQSEPLGLLDQLIDRLLASLPYPDEEFDIENPPFPSIRKTPWTATRHRMDLLYGRDFAIKNVSPPVFDFIDDHFGPLNMDTVAQAIHFARQHEISDWRGASLYLDDMAKSLAQLQAFPVLSVHGQDNGLCQSESGELTRDLYERVAPGRYRHKIVHGHGHQDCLIGHDIQDVVFKDVIAFLLEEQP, from the coding sequence ATGTCATTCGGGGAGAAGCCGGCGCCATCGGCTGAACAAGCCTCATCGGCAGCACCGGAACTGGCCCTGCGCTGGCTGTCTGAACCCCTCGAGGCCTTGCTGGCCGCGGGCGATACCGAGTTCGACATCCTGATCGTGGGCAGCGGCTACGGCGGTGCCGCCGCGGCGGAGCATTTCTCGCGCTGCCGTGGCCCCGAGGGCCAGGTCTTGCGCATTGCGGTGCTGGAGCGCGGCCGCGAATACCTGCCCGGCGCTTTCCCCGAGCGCATGGCCGATCTGCCCGGCCATGTGCGCTTTGCCGCGGCGGGCAGCGACAGCGTGAGCGGCTACCGCGAGTCGCTGTTCGACTTCCGCGTGGGCCCGGACATGTGCGTGGCCCTGGCCAGCGGCCTGGGCGGTGGCTCCCTGATCAATGCCGGCGTGATGGAGCCGGCCCGGCCCGAGGTCTTTGCCGGCGGCGCCTGGCCCGAGGGCCTGCGCCGCGACCCTGGCCAGATGGCCGCCTGGTACGAGCGCGCCGGCCGGGCCCTGGGCAGCCTGGATGCCAGCGGCGCGCCCAACACCATCGAGCGCCTGGACACTTACACGCCGCGCCGTGCCCGCTTCCTGCGCGAGCTGGACCCGCAGCGCGCGCGCAGCGTGCCCATCACCGTGGCCCTGGACGCGCAGCCGCGCAGCCCGGCGGGCCTGGATCTCTCGCGCTGCATCGCCTGCGGCGACTGCGCCACCGGTTGCAACCATGGGGCCAAGCAGTCGCTGGACACCAATCTGCTGCTGCAGGCCCACCAGCGCGGCGTGCGCCTGGTGACGGGCGCCACGGCCCTGCGCCTGGAGCAGCGTGCCGGCGAGGGCGAGGGCTGGGACCTGCTGCTGCGCTACACCGACGAGCTGCTGCACGAGCGCGAGCCCCACAAGCCCCTGCGCCTGCGCGCCCGCCAGGTGGTGCTGGCCGCCGGCAGCCTGGGCAGCACCGAGATCCTGCTGCGTTCGCGCGCGGGCGGCCTGCCCCTGTCCGACCGCCTGGGTCATCAGTTCAGCGGCAATGGTGATGTGATCGCCCTGGGCCTGGACGCGCCCCAGGCCCTGAACGCCCTGGCCGACGAGGCCCTGGCCCCGGCGGCCCGCCAGGTGGGCCCCACCATCACCGCCATGCTGGATGCGCGGGAGGCCGGCGGCTTTGTGGTGCAGGACCTGGGCATTCCAGCGGGCCTGCGCTGGAGCCTGGAGGAGAGCTTTGCCCTGGCCGAGTCCCTGGATGCCCTGGCCCGGCCGGATCGCAGCGAACATCTGGGCGGCGAGGACTTCGAGGACCCGCTGAGCGTGCGCCCCGCGCGCGGCGCCCATCTGCTGCCGGTGGCCATCATGGGCCGCGACGCGGCCCAGGGCCGCCTCTTGATGCCGGCGCTGGACGATGAGGACGAGGCCGACGCGCAGGAGCCCGGCTGCCTGGCCGTGGACTGGCCCGCCGCCCGCCAGGACCCCGAGGTGCAGCGCCGCCATGACTGGCTGGCCCAGCGCCTGCAGGGGCAGGGCGCGCGCCTGCTGGTCAATCCCCTGTGGCGCCTGCTGCCGGCCGAGATGGAGTTCCTGCTGGGCGACCAGCGCGGCCCCATGATCACCGTCCATCCCCTGGGCGGCTGCGCCATGGCCGACGATGCGGCGCGCGGCGTGGTCAATGAATGGGGTCAGGTCTTCAGCGGTCGTGCGGGCGATCAGGTCCACCCCGGCCTGGCGGTGCTGGACGGCGCCATCCTGCCTACGGCCCTGGGCATCAACCCGGCGCTCACCATCACGGCCCTGGCTCTGCGTGCCCTGGACGGCCTGCAGCGCCACTGGGGCCTGCGCGACGCGCCGGACGCGACCCTGCCCGCGCCGGGCCCGCGCCCGGTCTACCGCAGCGTGGACCCGCAGCGCGTGGAGCCGCAGCAGCCCACCGTGGTGGAAATTCGCGAGCGCCTGGGCGGCTTTGTGCGCCTGGACGGCGTGCCGCGCTATCTGGAGCTGAGCTTTGTCTACCAGCCCAAGCCCCTGCGCGAGCTGCTGGTGGCCGGGCCGCAGCGCCATCTGCTGGGCGGGCCCGAGTGCCGGCTGCGCCTCTTCGAGGCCCAGCCCGATCCCGACGCCGCCGGCCGCTGGATGGTGGTCAAGGCCGGCAGCGCGCGCGGCCAGGGCAAGCTCTGGATGCATGCCGAGCGCGCCGACGCCGATGCGCTCTGGGTGGCGCCGCTGAGCCAGGCGCGGCTGGCCGTCTTCCACCGCGCGCCTAGCAGCCATGGCCAGCGAAAGCGCCGCGCGCTCTGGGCCTGGTTCCGCAACCGCGGCTGGCGCGACAGCTGGCAGGCCGCCATCGCCCATCTGCATGGCAGCGAGGCGCCCAAGCCCGGCGCGCCCTCGGCCTGGCAGACCGTGCTCTCGCGCGCCCGCAATGCCCTGGCCCTGGCCAGCCATGGCGGCCAGATCCGGCTGATGGAATACGACATGAGCGTGGGCGCGGGCCAGGGCCCGGGCGCCTGCGGCGCGCAGCTGGATGGCCTGCAGCTCAAGGGCTTCAAGCGCATCAGCTACACGCGGCGCGGCAATCCCTGGAAGCAGCTCAGCCGCATCCGCCTGGAGGAGGGGCCCTTCGAGCCGCTGGAAGGTGTGAAGGGGGGCGAGGGTCCCGAGCTGGAACTGGATCTCTTCGATCTGGAGCGCCAGCGCCAGCCCCTGCTGCGCATCACCCAGGCCCAGGACCTGCCCAGCGCCATCCGCGATATCGGCTCCCTGCTGGCCTATCTGCTGCGCCTGATGATCCAGGTCCATGTCTGGACCTTCCGCAAGCCCGATGCCGCGCCGCCGCGCGAGATCAAGCGCCTGCCCGAGGCCGTGCCCGGCCTGCCCGAGCCCGAGATCAGCGAGATCGCCACCGGCCGCTGGGGCGAGGCCGGCGCCTCGCGCGAGCCCGTGGACCGCCAGCCGCGCGAGGACGACGACAGGCCGGTGATGATCCGCCTCACGCGCTACCGCGCCCGCGCGGGCGCCCATGGCCAGCCCCTGCTGATGATCCATGGCTACAGCGCCAGCGGCACCACCTTTGCCCATCACTCGGTGCAGCCCGGCCCGGCCAAGCTGCTCTGGGACGCCGGCTTCGACATCTGGGTGCTGGACATGCGCACCAGCGCCGGCCTGCCCACCGCGCGCCTGCCCTGGACCTTCGAGGAATGCGCGCTCAACGACATCCCGGTGGCCGTGGACCAGGTGCTGCGCGCCACCGGCCGCGCGAATCTGGATGTGCTGGCCCACTGCATGGGCTCGGCGATGCTGCACATGGCCCTGCTCCAGCCCCAGGCCCAGCGCTGCGAGCATTTCTTCCCGCTGCGTGAGCAGTTGATGAAGCAGCGGCGCATCCGGCGCCTGGTGATCTCCCAGGTCACGCCGTTGATGATCTACTCGCCCACCAACACCTTGCGGGCCTATCTGATGCAGTGGCTGCGGCCCTATCTGCCGCTGGAGGACTACAGCTTCCGCCCCGGCGGCGCGCAGAGTGAGCCCCTGGGCCTGCTGGACCAGCTGATCGACCGCCTGCTGGCCAGCCTGCCCTATCCGGACGAGGAGTTCGACATCGAGAACCCGCCCTTTCCCAGCATCCGCAAGACGCCCTGGACCGCCACGCGCCACCGCATGGACCTGCTCTATGGCCGCGACTTCGCGATCAAGAACGTGTCCCCGCCGGTGTTCGATTTCATCGACGACCATTTCGGGCCGCTCAATATGGACACCGTGGCCCAGGCCATCCACTTCGCGCGCCAGCACGAGATCAGCGACTGGCGCGGCGCCAGCCTCTATCTGGACGATATGGCCAAGAGCCTGGCCCAGCTGCAGGCCTTCCCGGTGCTCTCGGTGCACGGGCAGGACAACGGCCTGTGCCAGTCCGAGAGCGGGGAGCTCACGCGCGACCTCTATGAGCGCGTGGCCCCGGGGCGCTACCGCCACAAGATCGTGCACGGCCATGGCCACCAGGACTGCCTGATCGGCCACGACATCCAGGACGTGGTGTTCAAGGACGTGATCGCCTTCCTGCTGGAGGAACAGCCATGA